ACTCTCGCATCTCCTGCTCTGAGGGCCTCCCATGAATGGTGGTCTGACACGCGTCCAATCGATTTGTCTGGGTTTAGTCGTCTGTGTTTGCCTGGGTCTGGCGGGCTGGGGGTTGTTCCGGATAGGAACCCGCAAAGCCAGCTTGGGCGACAGCTTCGAACTATTGGTTCGTTTGTCTGACACCCAGGACATTGAACCCGGGGCCAGCGTTTGGATTCGGGGAATCGACGCCGGGATTGTCTCCGGGATAGAAGTGCCCGAGGAGGATCCCGACCATGTCCAGCTACGAATCAAAATTTCCGCCGTTCACCGGAATCGAATTTATGCGGATGCCCGAGCTCAGATAAACTCCAAAGGTTTACTGGGCGGCAGCCAGTTGCGAATCAATCCCGGCACCTCGGCGTCCGGTCCCCTACAGAGTCAGATCATACCCGGCGACAATAGCGTCGATCTGCAGACGGTCGCTACCAAGCTCGCCAAGATCGCCGATCAGGCCGATATTCTTCTGGCTCAGGTGCAGCAAGGCCAGGGTACCGTCGGCAAACTCCTGAAGGACGATGACCTTTACAAAGATCTCAAGTCGATCGGGAAGCAGGCTCAAGAACTTCTGGCGAATGCCAATCAGGGAATCGGTTCGATCCGTGAAGAGCTCGATGGCATGAAGGAATTCATTCGCAACGGGAACGATGCGATTCAATCGATTAAGCAGGATGCGGATGCTGTAAAAGGTTTACCGATTATTCGCAGT
The genomic region above belongs to Telmatocola sphagniphila and contains:
- a CDS encoding MlaD family protein, encoding MNGGLTRVQSICLGLVVCVCLGLAGWGLFRIGTRKASLGDSFELLVRLSDTQDIEPGASVWIRGIDAGIVSGIEVPEEDPDHVQLRIKISAVHRNRIYADARAQINSKGLLGGSQLRINPGTSASGPLQSQIIPGDNSVDLQTVATKLAKIADQADILLAQVQQGQGTVGKLLKDDDLYKDLKSIGKQAQELLANANQGIGSIREELDGMKEFIRNGNDAIQSIKQDADAVKGLPIIRSYVEDPVGTLVRPQAERQREVYREEYLFEPGKAVLTPEGRTRLQAAARWLNVNKSSSNEVVIAAFADPKNRELTQAGARKLTEKQAEAVGDYLKELGVARLSWFSSRKVVTLGMGQGGSPLVEKDALPPARIEVILFTQR